A region of bacterium DNA encodes the following proteins:
- a CDS encoding GIY-YIG nuclease family protein has translation MWYVYILKDKENTIYIGSTNDLKRRMAEHKANKCYTTKQMKEIELETYIAVKKENTARKLEKYLKGGSGKAFLKKRLLSDEVSTKSDLSSSARLR, from the coding sequence ATGTGGTATGTTTATATTCTAAAAGATAAAGAAAATACGATTTATATTGGGTCAACAAATGACTTAAAACGGCGAATGGCTGAACATAAAGCCAATAAATGCTACACGACTAAACAGATGAAAGAAATAGAGTTAGAAACATATATCGCAGTAAAGAAGGAAAATACCGCAAGAAAATTGGAAAAATATTTAAAAGGAGGATCTGGAAAAGCTTTTCTAAAGAAACGACTTTTATCCGACGAAGTTTCAACGAAGTCGGACCTATCCTCTTCCGCCAGACTTCGCTAA